One genomic segment of Jaculus jaculus isolate mJacJac1 chromosome 2, mJacJac1.mat.Y.cur, whole genome shotgun sequence includes these proteins:
- the LOC101607665 gene encoding all-trans-retinol dehydrogenase [NAD(+)] ADH4 translates to MNTNGKVIRCKAAIAWEANQPFCIEEVEVSPPRAHEVRIQVRATGVCPTDNPKKGALFPTVFGHECAGVVESTGPGVTNFKPGDKVIPFFAPQCKKCKFCLSPLTNLCGKLREFKNPNIDQTLMEDKTSRFTCKGKAIYHYMGVSSFSQYTVVSEANLAKIDDDANLERVCLIGCGFSSGYGAAINDAKVTPGSTCAVFGLGCVGLSAVMGCKTAGASRIIAIDINSEKFTKAKALGATDCLNPRDLDKPIQDVISELTNGGVDFSLDCVGSSQTMKAALESTIVGWGSCTVVGAKADEKGLSVFPVDLILGRTINGTFFGGWKSVDSVPNLVTDYKNKKFDLDILVTHTLPFDKINEAFDLLNQGKSIRTILTF, encoded by the exons ATGAACACCAAcggaaaa gtTATTAGATGCAAAGCAGCCATTGCCTGGGAAGCCAACCAGCCCTTTTGCATTGAGGAGGTAGAAGTGTCTCCCCCCAGGGCTCATGAAGTTCGAATTCAG GTACGCGCCACCGGTGTATGTCCAACTGACAACCCTAAAAAGGGAGCTCTTTTCCCCACAGTCTTTGGCCACGAGTGTGCAGGAGTTGTAGAAAGTACTGGGCCAGGAGTGACCAACTTCAAACCAG GTGACAAAGTAATTCCATTTTTTGCACCTCAATGTAAAAAGTGCAAGTTTTGTCTCAGCCCTCTCACAAATCTCTGTGGAAAACTCCG TGAATTTAAAAATCCCAATATTGATCAAACACTAATGGAAGACAAGACCAGCAGATTTACTTGCAAAGGAAAAGCAATATACCATTACATGGGCGTTAGTTCCTTCTCTCAGTACACTGTGGTGTCAGAAGCTAATCTTGCCAAAATTGATGACGATGCAAACTTGGAAAGAGTGTGTCTGATTGGATGTGGGTTTTCTTCAGGCTATGGGGCTGCAATCAATGATGCCAAG GTCACCCCTGGTTCTACTTGTGCTGTCTTTGGGCTGGGATGTGTAGGTCTCTCTGCTGTGATGGGCTGTAAAACAGCAGGAGCTTCCAGAATCATAGCTATTGACATCAACAGTGAAAAGTTTACAAAAGCCAAGGCCCTGGGAGCCACTGACTGCCTTAATCCCAGAGACCTGGATAAACCCATCCAAGATGTCATCAGTGAACTGACCAATGGAGGTGTGGACTTCTCCCTCGACTGTGTGGGATCATCTCAAACCATG AAAGCAGCTCTGGAGTCCACAATAGTCGGTTGGGGGTCATGTACTGTGGTTGGAGCAAAAGCTGATGAGAAAGGACTGAGTGTTTTTCCAGTGGACCTAATACTGGGCCGTACTATAAATGGAACGTTTTTTGGTG GTTGGAAAAGTGTAGATTCTGTCCCAAACCTGGTTACTGACTACAAGAATAAGAAATTTGATCTGGACATATTGGTGACCCATACTCTCCCTTTTGACAAAATCAATGAGGCATTTGACCTACTGAACCAAGGAAAAAG CATCCGCACAATCCTGACCTTTTGA